One window of Burkholderia vietnamiensis LMG 10929 genomic DNA carries:
- a CDS encoding cupredoxin domain-containing protein, producing the protein MKFPQKIAAAAAALWLAGAAHAADLPTFKLEMTDGKLNPARIEVPAGQRFKIEIRNTGKGAAEFESVQLRKEKVLAPGADSFVVVAPLSPGEYKFFDDFHQQAQGVIVAK; encoded by the coding sequence ATGAAATTTCCCCAGAAAATCGCCGCCGCAGCCGCCGCGCTGTGGCTCGCCGGCGCCGCGCATGCCGCAGATCTGCCGACCTTCAAGCTCGAGATGACGGACGGCAAGCTCAACCCGGCCCGCATCGAAGTGCCGGCCGGCCAGCGCTTCAAGATCGAGATCCGCAATACGGGCAAGGGCGCCGCCGAATTCGAGAGCGTGCAGTTGCGCAAGGAGAAGGTGCTCGCGCCGGGCGCCGATTCGTTCGTGGTGGTCGCGCCGCTGTCGCCGGGCGAGTACAAGTTTTTCGACGATTTCCACCAGCAGGCGCAGGGCGTGATCGTCGCGAAGTAA
- the hemP gene encoding hemin uptake protein HemP, whose protein sequence is MTDTMRPTTLTLRRTTGAASGNRPKTAAVTTSAKPAASRDSGTRTLNSDALLQGHSHISIAHNGETYQLRATRLGKLILTK, encoded by the coding sequence ATGACCGACACCATGCGCCCGACCACGCTGACCTTGCGCCGAACCACTGGCGCCGCAAGCGGCAACCGTCCGAAGACGGCAGCGGTCACGACGTCCGCGAAGCCTGCGGCAAGCCGCGACAGCGGCACGCGCACGCTGAACAGCGACGCGCTGCTGCAAGGCCACAGCCACATCAGCATCGCGCATAACGGTGAGACGTATCAGCTTCGCGCCACGCGGCTCGGCAAGTTGATCCTGACGAAGTAG
- a CDS encoding 23S rRNA (adenine(2030)-N(6))-methyltransferase RlmJ: MLSYRHGFHAGNHADVLKHTVVVQLLRYLNKKDKSYWYVDTHAGAGVYSLRDGYAAKTGEFDTGIGPLWNDKGVPEALSDYIDEVRALNADGELHYYPGSPYLAWRLMRDQDRMRLFEMHTTEIDVLRHNFRDAGRRAMIFAGDGFEGIKALLPPPPRRALVLIDPSYEDKKDYARTISCVTECLKRFATGCYAIWYPQVARMESQRFPEQLKRLQPNNWLHLTLTVSNPPADGLGLYGSGMFILNPPYTLAQSMKEVLPYLVERLGQDSGARYQIEHRGN; this comes from the coding sequence ATGCTCAGCTATCGTCACGGTTTTCACGCAGGCAACCACGCGGACGTGCTCAAGCACACCGTCGTCGTCCAGCTGCTGCGCTATCTGAACAAGAAGGACAAGTCGTACTGGTACGTCGACACCCATGCCGGCGCCGGCGTGTATTCGCTGCGCGACGGCTATGCGGCCAAGACGGGGGAATTCGACACCGGCATCGGCCCGCTGTGGAACGACAAGGGCGTACCGGAGGCGCTGAGCGACTACATCGACGAAGTGCGCGCACTGAACGCCGACGGCGAACTGCACTACTACCCCGGCTCGCCGTATCTCGCGTGGCGACTGATGCGCGACCAGGACCGGATGCGCCTGTTCGAAATGCACACGACGGAGATCGACGTGTTGCGTCACAACTTCCGCGATGCGGGGCGTCGCGCGATGATCTTCGCCGGCGACGGTTTCGAGGGCATCAAGGCGCTGCTGCCGCCGCCGCCGCGACGGGCGCTCGTGTTGATCGATCCGTCCTACGAGGACAAGAAGGACTACGCGCGCACCATCAGCTGCGTGACGGAATGCCTGAAGCGCTTCGCGACCGGTTGTTACGCGATCTGGTACCCGCAGGTTGCGAGAATGGAGTCGCAGCGTTTTCCGGAACAGCTCAAGCGTCTGCAGCCGAACAATTGGCTGCATTTGACGTTGACGGTGTCGAACCCGCCCGCGGACGGACTCGGCCTGTACGGCAGCGGGATGTTCATCCTGAATCCGCCGTACACGCTCGCGCAAAGCATGAAAGAAGTGCTGCCGTATCTCGTCGAACGCCTGGGACAGGACAGTGGCGCGCGGTATCAGATCGAACACCGCGGCAATTGA
- a CDS encoding amino acid aminotransferase — MSLFSAVQLAPRDPILGLNEAFNADTRPTKVNLGVGVYTNEEGKIPLLRAVREAEKARVDAGLPRGYLPIDGIAAYDAAVQKLLLGNDSPLIAAGRVVTAQALGGTGALKIGADFLRTVNPNVKVAISDPSWENHRALFEAAGFEVVAYPYYDAATHGVNFEAMLAALNGYAAGTIVVLHACCHNPTGVDLTEAQWQQVVDVVKARNLVPFLDIAYQGFGDGIDADAAAVRLFAAADLNAFVSSSFSKSFSLYGERVGALSIITSSKEEATRVLSQLKRVIRTNYSNPPTHGGAVVAAVLASPELHASWVQELGEMRDRIRAMRNGLVERLKASGVERDFSFINAQRGMFSYSGLTSAQVDRLREEFGIYAVGTGRICVAALNTRNLDAVANAIAAVLK, encoded by the coding sequence ATGTCGCTCTTCTCCGCTGTCCAGCTTGCTCCCCGCGACCCGATCCTGGGCCTGAACGAAGCCTTCAACGCCGATACGCGTCCGACCAAGGTCAACCTCGGCGTCGGTGTGTACACGAACGAAGAAGGCAAGATTCCGCTGCTGCGCGCGGTTCGCGAAGCGGAGAAGGCGCGTGTCGACGCGGGCCTGCCGCGCGGTTACCTGCCGATCGACGGGATCGCCGCGTACGACGCCGCCGTGCAGAAGCTGCTGCTCGGCAACGATTCGCCGCTGATCGCCGCAGGCCGCGTGGTCACCGCGCAGGCGCTGGGCGGCACGGGCGCGCTGAAGATCGGCGCCGATTTCCTGCGCACCGTGAACCCGAACGTGAAGGTCGCGATCAGCGATCCGAGCTGGGAAAACCACCGCGCGCTGTTCGAAGCGGCCGGCTTCGAAGTCGTCGCATATCCGTACTACGACGCGGCGACCCACGGCGTGAACTTCGAAGCGATGCTGGCGGCGCTCAACGGCTATGCGGCCGGCACGATCGTCGTGCTGCATGCGTGCTGCCACAACCCGACCGGCGTGGATCTGACCGAAGCGCAATGGCAGCAGGTCGTCGACGTCGTCAAGGCGCGCAACCTCGTGCCGTTCCTCGACATCGCGTATCAAGGCTTCGGCGACGGCATCGACGCCGATGCGGCTGCCGTGCGCCTGTTCGCAGCCGCCGACCTGAACGCGTTCGTGTCGTCGTCGTTCTCGAAGTCGTTCTCGCTGTACGGCGAGCGCGTCGGCGCGCTGTCGATCATCACGTCGAGCAAGGAAGAAGCGACGCGCGTGCTGTCGCAGCTCAAGCGCGTGATCCGCACCAACTACTCGAACCCGCCGACCCATGGCGGCGCCGTCGTCGCAGCGGTGCTCGCATCGCCGGAACTGCATGCATCGTGGGTGCAGGAACTGGGCGAAATGCGCGACCGCATCCGCGCGATGCGCAACGGCCTCGTCGAGCGCCTGAAGGCGAGCGGCGTCGAGCGCGACTTCAGCTTCATCAACGCGCAACGCGGGATGTTCTCGTATTCGGGGCTGACGTCGGCGCAAGTCGATCGTCTGCGCGAAGAATTCGGCATCTACGCGGTCGGCACCGGCCGGATCTGCGTGGCTGCGCTGAATACGCGCAACCTCGACGCGGTCGCGAACGCCATCGCCGCGGTGCTGAAGTAA
- a CDS encoding 3-hydroxybutyrate dehydrogenase, which translates to MAADLNGKTAVVTGAASGIGKEIALELAKAGAAVAIADLNQDGANAVADEINKAGGKAIGVAMDVTSEDAVNSGIDKVAETFGSVDILVSNAGIQIVNPIENYSFADWKKMQAIHVDGAFLTTKAALKHMYKDDRGGVVIYMGSVHSHEASPLKSAYVTAKHGLLGLARVLAKEGAKHNVRSHVVCPGFVRTPLVDKQIPEQAKELGISEEEVVKKVMLGNTVDGVFTTVQDVAQTVLFLSAFPSAALTGQSFVVSHGWFMQ; encoded by the coding sequence ATGGCAGCAGACCTGAATGGCAAGACCGCAGTCGTCACGGGCGCCGCGAGCGGCATCGGCAAGGAAATCGCGCTGGAGCTGGCGAAGGCCGGCGCGGCCGTCGCGATCGCCGACCTGAACCAGGACGGCGCGAACGCGGTGGCCGACGAGATCAACAAGGCCGGCGGCAAGGCGATCGGCGTCGCGATGGACGTCACCAGCGAGGACGCGGTGAACAGCGGCATCGACAAGGTCGCCGAGACGTTCGGCTCGGTCGACATCCTGGTGTCGAACGCGGGCATCCAGATCGTCAACCCGATCGAGAACTACTCGTTCGCCGACTGGAAGAAGATGCAGGCGATTCACGTCGACGGCGCGTTCCTCACGACCAAGGCTGCGCTCAAGCACATGTACAAGGACGACCGCGGCGGCGTCGTGATCTACATGGGCTCGGTGCACTCGCACGAGGCGTCGCCGCTGAAGTCGGCGTACGTGACGGCCAAGCATGGGCTGCTGGGGCTCGCGCGCGTGCTGGCGAAGGAGGGCGCGAAGCACAACGTGCGCTCGCATGTGGTGTGTCCGGGCTTCGTGCGCACGCCGCTGGTCGACAAGCAGATTCCGGAGCAGGCGAAGGAGCTCGGCATCAGCGAGGAAGAAGTGGTGAAGAAGGTGATGCTCGGCAACACGGTGGACGGCGTGTTCACGACGGTGCAGGACGTCGCGCAGACGGTGCTGTTCCTGTCGGCGTTCCCGAGCGCCGCGCTCACCGGCCAGTCGTTCGTCGTCAGTCACGGCTGGTTCATGCAGTGA
- a CDS encoding SRPBCC family protein, with protein MNFEHLIQINSDDPAVPSLTRDQLWEGLVLRAEQPQLFVIGLDSCVVHERTETTLERELHYGHATVRDRVTFTPYQQVRYDIHAASGEIGGSLTMTIEERDDRELFLRFEYRTTLTVSDDSEEARQTHGIVKEAYRTSDIDTVRLIREYAQGRKAPDPLH; from the coding sequence TTGAACTTCGAACATCTGATCCAGATCAACTCCGACGATCCGGCCGTGCCGTCCCTGACCCGCGACCAGTTGTGGGAAGGCCTCGTGCTGCGTGCCGAACAGCCGCAGCTGTTCGTGATCGGCCTCGACAGCTGTGTCGTCCACGAGCGCACGGAAACCACGCTGGAGCGCGAACTGCACTACGGCCACGCGACCGTGCGCGACCGCGTGACGTTCACGCCGTATCAGCAGGTGCGCTACGACATCCATGCGGCCAGCGGCGAAATCGGCGGCTCGCTGACGATGACGATCGAAGAACGCGATGATCGCGAGCTGTTCCTGCGTTTCGAATACCGGACGACGCTGACCGTCTCCGACGACAGCGAGGAAGCGCGTCAAACGCACGGCATCGTGAAGGAAGCGTATCGCACGTCGGATATCGACACCGTGCGCCTGATCCGCGAGTACGCGCAGGGCCGCAAGGCGCCCGACCCGCTTCACTGA
- a CDS encoding FTR1 family iron permease, with protein MGQILFIVWRESVEALLVVGILYAWLKNGDDDARRGLPFLWAGVAVGLLMAVGLGAALVGFTEVLSGDAQDYFQTAMVLIACVLIVQMVLWMRRHGRTLKRDMEQSLQRSTRDSNWWGVAVLVALAIAREGSETVIFLYGLGFGQSGHVDGSQMLAVLIGLGLAFLTFYLLQLGGKYFSWRHFFRVTEVMLLFLGAGLFQTGVDKLIDKEILPLGISQLWDTSAILDDSGTFGSLVATLTGYRAHPALTNLIAYAVYWAVVWLLMKRASRRPAVPAGRAA; from the coding sequence ATGGGTCAGATCTTGTTCATCGTGTGGCGAGAGAGCGTCGAAGCGCTGCTCGTCGTCGGCATCCTCTATGCGTGGCTGAAGAACGGCGACGACGACGCGCGCCGCGGCCTGCCGTTTCTGTGGGCGGGCGTTGCCGTCGGGCTGCTGATGGCGGTCGGTCTCGGCGCCGCGCTCGTCGGCTTCACCGAAGTGCTGTCCGGCGACGCGCAGGATTACTTCCAGACCGCGATGGTGCTGATCGCGTGCGTGCTGATCGTGCAGATGGTGCTGTGGATGCGCCGGCACGGCCGCACGCTCAAGCGCGACATGGAGCAATCGTTGCAGCGCAGTACGCGCGACTCGAACTGGTGGGGCGTCGCGGTGCTGGTCGCACTCGCGATCGCGCGCGAAGGCAGCGAGACGGTGATTTTCCTGTACGGGCTCGGCTTCGGTCAGTCGGGGCATGTGGACGGCAGCCAGATGCTCGCGGTGCTGATCGGCCTCGGCCTCGCGTTCCTCACGTTCTATCTGCTGCAACTCGGCGGCAAGTACTTCTCGTGGCGGCATTTCTTCCGCGTCACCGAAGTGATGCTGCTGTTCCTCGGCGCCGGCCTGTTCCAGACCGGGGTCGACAAGCTGATCGACAAGGAGATCCTGCCGCTCGGCATCTCGCAGCTGTGGGATACGTCGGCGATTCTCGACGATTCGGGCACGTTCGGCTCGCTGGTGGCGACGCTGACCGGCTATCGCGCGCATCCGGCGCTGACCAACCTGATCGCCTATGCGGTGTACTGGGCCGTGGTGTGGCTGCTGATGAAGCGCGCGAGCCGTCGCCCGGCCGTTCCCGCGGGTCGCGCAGCATGA
- a CDS encoding DUF3563 family protein, which produces MIAYIVEKLSNWFETAERERREAYLATSSDIVQLESRIRSLETNGYSL; this is translated from the coding sequence ATGATCGCCTACATCGTTGAAAAGCTGAGCAACTGGTTCGAAACCGCCGAGCGCGAGCGCCGCGAAGCTTACCTGGCTACCTCGTCGGACATCGTCCAGCTCGAGAGCCGCATCCGTTCGCTCGAAACGAACGGCTACTCGCTGTAA
- the uvrB gene encoding excinuclease ABC subunit UvrB: protein MSEHHAAVGDALDESKFVTFEGSPFQLYQPYPPAGDQPTAIETLVEGVHDGLSFQTLLGVTGSGKTFTMANTIARLGRPAIVFAPNKTLAAQLYAEFREFFPRNAVEYFVSYYDYYQPEAYVPQRDLFIEKDSSINEHIEQMRLSATKSLMERRDVVIVATVSAIYGIGNPSEYHQMILTLRTGDKLGQRDVIARLIAMQYSRNEQDFQRGTFRVRGDTIDIFPAEHAEMAVRVELFDDEVETLQLFDPLTGRVRQKIPRFTVYPSSHYVTPRDTVMRAIETIKDELRERLEFFHREGKLVEAQRLEQRTRFDLEMLQELGFCKGIENYSRHFSGAAPGEPPPTLVDYLPPDALMLLDESHVLIGQLNGMYNGDRARKENLVNYGFRLPSALDNRPLKFPEFERKMRQVVFVSATPADYEQRVTGQIAEQVVRPTGLVDPEIEVRPASSQVDDVLTEINARVSAGERVLITVLTKRMAEQLTEFLADHGVKVRYLHSDIDTVERVEIIRDLRLGTFDVLVGINLLREGLDIPEVSLVAILDADKEGFLRAERSLIQTIGRAARNVNGKAILYADNMTESMKRAIGETERRRAKQIAHNEKMGITPRGVVKRIKDIIDGVYNADDARAELKEAQQRAKFEDMSEKQLAKEIKRLEKQMADYAKNLEFEKAAATRDQLALLRERVFGANVGDHVNGAGR, encoded by the coding sequence ATGTCCGAACATCACGCCGCAGTCGGCGACGCACTCGACGAATCGAAATTCGTGACCTTCGAAGGGTCGCCGTTCCAGCTGTACCAGCCGTATCCGCCCGCGGGCGACCAGCCGACCGCGATCGAGACGCTCGTGGAAGGCGTTCACGACGGGCTGTCGTTCCAGACGCTGCTCGGCGTGACCGGCTCGGGCAAGACCTTCACGATGGCCAACACGATCGCGCGGCTCGGCCGCCCGGCGATCGTGTTCGCGCCGAACAAGACGCTCGCGGCGCAGCTCTACGCCGAATTCCGCGAATTCTTCCCGCGCAACGCCGTCGAGTACTTCGTGTCGTACTACGACTATTACCAGCCGGAAGCGTACGTGCCGCAGCGCGACCTGTTCATCGAAAAGGACTCGTCGATCAACGAGCACATCGAGCAGATGCGGCTGTCGGCGACCAAGAGCCTGATGGAGCGCCGCGACGTGGTGATCGTCGCGACGGTGTCGGCGATCTACGGTATCGGCAACCCGTCCGAATATCACCAGATGATCCTGACGCTGCGCACCGGCGACAAGCTCGGGCAGCGCGACGTGATCGCGCGGCTGATCGCGATGCAGTACTCGCGCAACGAGCAGGACTTCCAGCGCGGCACGTTCCGCGTGCGCGGCGACACGATCGACATCTTCCCGGCCGAACATGCGGAGATGGCCGTGCGCGTCGAGCTGTTCGACGACGAGGTCGAGACGCTGCAACTGTTCGATCCGCTGACCGGCCGCGTGCGGCAGAAGATTCCGCGTTTCACCGTGTATCCGTCGTCGCACTACGTGACGCCGCGCGACACCGTGATGCGCGCGATCGAGACGATCAAGGACGAATTGCGCGAGCGCCTCGAGTTCTTCCACCGCGAAGGCAAGCTCGTCGAGGCGCAGCGGCTCGAGCAGCGCACGCGCTTCGACCTCGAGATGCTGCAGGAGCTGGGCTTCTGCAAGGGCATCGAGAACTACTCGCGGCACTTTTCCGGCGCGGCGCCCGGCGAGCCGCCGCCGACGCTCGTCGATTACCTGCCGCCCGACGCGCTGATGCTGCTCGACGAATCGCACGTGCTGATCGGCCAGCTGAACGGCATGTACAACGGCGACCGGGCGCGCAAGGAAAACCTCGTCAACTACGGCTTCCGGCTGCCGTCGGCGCTCGACAACCGGCCGCTCAAGTTCCCCGAGTTCGAGCGCAAGATGCGCCAGGTGGTGTTCGTATCCGCGACGCCGGCCGATTACGAGCAGCGCGTGACGGGCCAGATCGCCGAACAGGTCGTGCGCCCGACCGGGCTCGTCGATCCGGAGATCGAAGTGCGTCCGGCAAGCTCGCAGGTCGACGACGTGCTCACCGAGATCAACGCGCGCGTGAGCGCCGGCGAACGCGTGCTGATCACCGTGCTGACCAAGCGGATGGCCGAGCAGCTGACCGAATTCCTCGCCGATCACGGCGTGAAGGTGCGCTACCTGCACAGCGACATCGATACGGTCGAGCGCGTCGAGATCATCCGCGACCTGCGCCTCGGCACGTTTGACGTGCTGGTCGGCATCAACCTGCTGCGCGAGGGGCTCGACATTCCGGAAGTGTCGCTGGTCGCGATCCTCGACGCGGACAAGGAAGGCTTCCTGCGCGCGGAGCGCTCGCTGATCCAGACGATCGGCCGCGCGGCGCGCAACGTGAACGGCAAGGCGATCCTCTATGCCGACAACATGACCGAGTCGATGAAGCGCGCGATCGGCGAAACCGAGCGGCGTCGCGCGAAGCAGATCGCGCACAACGAGAAGATGGGCATCACGCCGCGCGGCGTCGTGAAGCGCATCAAGGACATCATCGACGGCGTGTACAACGCCGACGACGCACGCGCGGAGCTGAAGGAAGCGCAACAGCGCGCGAAGTTCGAGGACATGTCGGAAAAGCAGCTCGCGAAGGAAATCAAGCGGCTCGAAAAGCAGATGGCCGACTACGCGAAGAACCTCGAATTCGAAAAGGCCGCGGCGACCCGCGACCAGCTCGCGCTGCTGCGCGAGCGGGTGTTCGGCGCGAACGTGGGCGATCACGTGAATGGCGCGGGCCGGTAA
- a CDS encoding iron transporter, which translates to MLGSSFIRTSVAVAAALAAMSASAAEYPIGKQQIQGGMEIGAVYLQPITMDPEGMMRKASDSDIHLEADIHAVKNNPTGFAEGDWMPYLQVTYKLTKQGDAKWKAEGDLMGMVASDGPHYGDNVKLAGPGKYHLTMIVKPPMQSGHMAFGRHVDKETGVGAWFKPITLEYDFPFAGIGKKGGY; encoded by the coding sequence ATGTTGGGTTCTTCGTTCATCCGCACGTCGGTTGCGGTAGCGGCGGCGCTTGCCGCGATGTCGGCCTCGGCGGCCGAGTACCCGATCGGCAAGCAGCAGATCCAGGGCGGCATGGAAATCGGCGCGGTGTATCTGCAGCCGATCACGATGGATCCGGAAGGGATGATGCGCAAGGCATCGGATTCCGACATCCACCTCGAGGCCGACATTCACGCGGTCAAGAACAACCCGACCGGCTTCGCGGAAGGCGACTGGATGCCGTACCTGCAGGTCACGTACAAGCTGACGAAGCAGGGCGACGCGAAGTGGAAGGCCGAAGGCGACCTGATGGGCATGGTCGCGAGCGACGGCCCGCACTACGGCGACAACGTGAAGCTGGCCGGCCCCGGCAAGTATCACCTGACGATGATCGTCAAGCCGCCGATGCAGTCCGGCCACATGGCGTTCGGCCGTCACGTCGACAAGGAAACGGGCGTGGGCGCGTGGTTCAAGCCGATCACGCTCGAATACGACTTCCCGTTCGCCGGCATCGGCAAGAAGGGCGGGTATTGA
- a CDS encoding 4Fe-4S binding protein: protein MSVVAAAKPGRLAQVGQWMQRHGAVIRGIQWVVVAVYAFLIIVPAVLPLPDDSAHLWNNLTLIAQFVFWGIWWPFVLLSMVMLGRVWCGVLCPEGALTEYASKFGRGRAIPRWMRWGGWPFVAFGLTTIYGQMVSVYQYPLAVLFVLGGSTVGAMVIGLLYGREKRVWCKYLCPVNGVFGLLSRLAPMRYKVDEDAWRRSYRNGEHGHRVIPINCAPLVPLRNMKGAAGCHMCGRCSGHRDAIALSWRAPSDEVVNLGAQQANPWDTALILYGLLGVAIGAFHWTVSPWFVQIKQWLAGWLIDRDITWPLETNAPWFLLTHYPDRNDVFSWLDGGLIVSYIVGTGLVYGTALLLLLGGATLMLGRFDRVRLHHLAQALIPIAGAGVFLGLSATTLSLLRAEHVPLDWAADVRIAILVAANTWSAWLAWKVTGRYAQGPRRVAAFAWFAVGLAVVDSAWWLMFWGF from the coding sequence ATGAGTGTGGTCGCCGCAGCGAAGCCGGGCCGCCTCGCGCAGGTCGGCCAGTGGATGCAGCGCCACGGCGCGGTGATCCGCGGCATACAGTGGGTCGTCGTCGCCGTCTATGCGTTCCTGATCATCGTGCCGGCCGTGCTGCCGTTGCCGGACGACTCCGCGCATCTGTGGAACAACCTCACGCTGATCGCGCAGTTCGTGTTCTGGGGCATCTGGTGGCCGTTCGTGCTGCTGTCGATGGTGATGCTCGGCCGCGTCTGGTGCGGCGTGCTGTGCCCCGAAGGCGCGTTGACCGAATATGCGAGCAAGTTCGGCCGCGGCCGCGCGATTCCGCGCTGGATGCGGTGGGGCGGCTGGCCGTTCGTCGCGTTCGGGCTCACGACCATCTACGGGCAGATGGTCAGCGTCTACCAGTACCCGCTCGCGGTGCTGTTCGTGCTCGGCGGCTCGACCGTCGGCGCGATGGTGATCGGCCTGCTGTACGGCCGCGAAAAGCGCGTGTGGTGCAAGTACCTGTGTCCGGTGAACGGCGTGTTCGGTTTGCTGTCGCGGCTCGCGCCGATGCGCTACAAGGTCGACGAGGATGCGTGGCGCCGTTCGTACCGGAACGGCGAACACGGGCATCGCGTGATTCCGATCAACTGTGCGCCGCTGGTGCCGTTGCGCAACATGAAGGGCGCCGCGGGGTGCCATATGTGCGGCCGCTGCAGCGGCCATCGCGATGCGATCGCGCTGTCGTGGCGCGCGCCGTCTGACGAAGTCGTGAACCTCGGCGCGCAGCAGGCGAACCCGTGGGATACGGCGCTGATCCTGTACGGCCTGCTCGGCGTCGCGATCGGCGCGTTCCACTGGACCGTCAGCCCGTGGTTCGTGCAGATCAAGCAATGGCTCGCCGGCTGGCTGATCGATCGCGATATCACGTGGCCGCTCGAGACCAATGCACCGTGGTTCCTGCTCACGCACTATCCGGATCGCAACGACGTGTTCTCGTGGCTCGACGGTGGGCTGATCGTCAGCTACATCGTCGGCACGGGGCTCGTGTACGGCACCGCGCTGCTCCTGCTGCTGGGCGGCGCGACGCTGATGCTCGGCCGTTTCGATCGCGTGCGTCTGCATCATCTCGCGCAGGCGCTGATCCCGATCGCCGGAGCCGGCGTGTTTCTCGGCCTGTCGGCGACGACGCTGTCGCTGCTGCGGGCCGAACACGTGCCGCTCGACTGGGCGGCCGACGTGCGCATCGCGATCCTGGTGGCCGCGAATACGTGGAGCGCGTGGCTCGCATGGAAGGTCACGGGGCGCTATGCGCAAGGGCCGCGGCGCGTGGCCGCGTTCGCGTGGTTCGCGGTCGGCCTCGCGGTGGTCGACAGCGCGTGGTGGTTGATGTTCTGGGGATTCTGA
- a CDS encoding potassium channel beta subunit family protein: MHYRRLGRSGLQISELSLGSWVTYGNQVDQRAARECLAAARDAGVNFFDNAEVYAGGKSEEIMGQALKSLGWPRVSYLVSTKFFWGLAEAPNQYHTLNRKYLLNAIDGSLRRLQLDYVDLVYCHRPDPNTPIEETVWAMSDMIVRGKALYWGTSEWNADDIRAAYEIAERHHLHKPVVEQPQYNLFHRTRVEQEYARLYDDCGLGLTTWSPLASGLLTGKYRNGVPPGSRAELHGYDWLRERLTDRARNEVVERLGDIAAELGCSTAQLAIAWVLANPRVSSVITGASRLEQIGDNMRAVEVATKLTPELKQRIDDVVGDAYE, translated from the coding sequence ATGCACTATCGACGGCTCGGCCGCTCCGGCCTGCAGATCAGCGAACTGTCGCTCGGCTCGTGGGTGACCTACGGCAATCAGGTGGATCAGCGGGCGGCCCGCGAATGTCTCGCAGCGGCGCGCGATGCCGGCGTCAATTTCTTCGACAACGCGGAAGTTTATGCGGGCGGGAAATCCGAGGAGATCATGGGCCAGGCGCTCAAGTCGCTCGGCTGGCCGCGCGTCAGTTACCTCGTGTCGACGAAGTTCTTCTGGGGCCTCGCGGAAGCGCCGAATCAGTACCACACGCTGAACCGCAAGTACCTGCTGAATGCGATCGACGGCTCGCTGCGGCGGCTGCAGCTCGACTACGTCGATCTCGTCTACTGCCATCGGCCGGACCCGAACACGCCGATCGAGGAGACCGTCTGGGCGATGAGCGACATGATCGTGCGCGGCAAGGCGCTGTATTGGGGCACCTCCGAATGGAATGCCGACGACATCCGCGCCGCGTATGAAATCGCCGAGCGCCATCATCTGCACAAGCCGGTGGTCGAGCAACCGCAATACAACCTGTTTCATCGCACGCGGGTCGAGCAGGAATATGCGCGGCTCTACGACGACTGCGGGCTCGGGCTGACGACCTGGAGCCCGCTGGCATCGGGCCTGCTCACCGGCAAGTACCGCAACGGCGTGCCGCCGGGCAGCCGCGCCGAGCTGCACGGCTACGACTGGCTGCGCGAGCGGCTCACGGACCGCGCTCGCAACGAGGTGGTCGAGCGGCTCGGCGACATCGCGGCGGAACTCGGATGCAGCACCGCGCAGCTGGCGATTGCATGGGTGCTCGCGAATCCGCGCGTGAGCTCGGTCATTACGGGGGCGTCGCGGCTCGAGCAAATCGGCGACAACATGCGCGCCGTCGAGGTCGCGACGAAGCTCACGCCGGAGCTCAAGCAACGCATCGACGACGTCGTCGGCGACGCATACGAGTAA